In Candidatus Defluviibacterium haderslevense, the following are encoded in one genomic region:
- a CDS encoding gliding motility-associated C-terminal domain-containing protein gives MIKPSTNFVPTIITWTPVANLSCTDCLEPTAKPDVTTNYLLTLEDANGCTVSDNMNITVRVEEADIYIPTVFSPNGDNINDIFEVVFHFPDKTKINVFQIFDRWGNQLYEKSKWYNR, from the coding sequence TTGATCAAACCATCCACCAATTTTGTTCCTACCATAATTACATGGACGCCGGTAGCTAATCTAAGTTGTACGGATTGCCTTGAACCAACTGCCAAGCCTGATGTAACAACCAACTATTTGTTGACTCTGGAAGATGCTAATGGTTGTACTGTAAGCGATAATATGAATATTACGGTTCGTGTTGAAGAAGCTGATATTTATATCCCTACTGTATTTTCTCCTAATGGGGATAATATCAATGACATATTTGAAGTCGTTTTCCATTTTCCTGATAAAACGAAAATTAATGTATTTCAAATATTCGACCGTTGGGGTAACCAACTTTATGAAAAAAGTAAATGGTACAATCGGTGA